In the genome of Colletes latitarsis isolate SP2378_abdomen chromosome 9, iyColLati1, whole genome shotgun sequence, one region contains:
- the LOC143345396 gene encoding uncharacterized protein LOC143345396 translates to MVSSYKILSPPTFKMTTWLMAIFCLATAGCSNVTDQQTSETHHDQQVAILKQIRKVNEDGSYTYGYEAGDGSFKVESRDVLGNIKGTFGFVDADGEIKRVSYSSSNGTGFKATTVSPLQEQVSVVQSIPRVNRTTTTKKPSIVYPSSTEASTKSSVVQSIPRNRKTTTTSTTTTTTTTEQPKSIFGHYLKGTGKSRPRFVINGQQRPMVIEEESAEDEDSQINRPSTEDKTSTYRRIIFAKRPVDQTLRPISEDFVEKDDETKVTTGNTLRRQLHDETTKPNPIVETSNDDHSDVYGGSLSTTRPLFTTTTPPRVLQRVSGNRVERPKIYLNRENLGPARFENVKYDGPRVYEAETKASREETRVPSRMPENREYVRQSTEPIFVRQQPDQFLRELPGGRILLPSQQSNIDEDPAYRQIPINRILLRPLPGQQPLYSTTTDANIHYLTENPLPGQEEDPRIAVTPGYMRPRPFPRPVIYQEPEPRPRPVLRPVPQPVNHAVDDREYPTTSEYPYRSSTIALPPEPPNPIAPPLSRRDFQMLLRRLLVSQYGVQALSYPKTYLEDALYDQQPYPSYQPGYQAVAPRPDIAFDEQLSLQYGDRVPVRRPMYARALNPVYQQQQFDDYNDGRFAKRVYRQKFYTQEVSDEGDEILPAPIREALLLRMLQLAINAERPPMVSTPIMSTTTPASRYRKTGPIRSVQIITDDDEEEKDALKKKM, encoded by the exons ATGGTTTCCAGTTACAAG ATATTATCGCCTCCTACTTTTAAAATGACGACATGGCTGATGGCAATTTTCTGTCTGGCAACAGCGGGTTGCTCAAACGTTACGGATCAGCAAACATCTGAGACACATCACGATCAGCAGGTAGCGATCTTGAAACAGATCAGAAAAGTGAATGAAGACGGCTCTTACACGTACGGCTATGAAGCTGGCGATGGATCGTTCAAG GTCGAGAGTCGCGACGTTCTAGGCAACATCAAGGGTACGTTCGGTTTCGTCGACGCCGACGGCGAAATAAAAAGGGTGTCGTACTCTTCCTCTAACGGGACAGGGTTTAAAGCAACCACCGTGTCGCCATTGCAGGAACAAGTGTCCGTCGTGCAGAGCATTCCGCGCGTTAATCGTACCACCACGACCAAGAAGCCGAGCATCGTTTATCCCTCGTCCACAGAAGCGTCCACGAAATCGTCAGTGGTTCAGTCGATACCGCGAAACAGAAAGACAACGACCACTTCGACGACCACGACTACGACCACCACGGAACAACCGAAATCGATATTCGGTCATTACTTGAAGGGAACCGGTAAAAGTAGACCGCGGTTCGTGATCAACGGCCAACAGAGACCGATGGTGATAGAGGAAGAAAGCGCCGAAGACGAAGATTCACAGATAAATCGGCCAAGCACGGAGGACAAAACATCTACTTATAGACGTATCATCTTTGCTAAACGACCGGTCGACCAAACCCTTCGACCGATCTCCGAAGACTTCGTGGAAAAGGATGACGAGACTAAGGTGACGACTGGAAACACTTTGAGAAGACAACTCCACGACGAGACCACAAAGCCCAATCCGATCGTGGAGACCAGTAACGACGACCATTCTGACGTTTACGGAGGATCCTTGTCCACGACCCGCCCATTGTTCACGACAACTACGCCGCCTAGAGTTCTCCAACGCGTCTCTGGCAACCGGGTCGAAAGACCGAAAATTTACCTGAATCGAGAAAACCTTGGACCAGCCAGGTTCGAGAATGTCAAGTACGACGGTCCTCGAGTTTACGAAGCAGAGACGAAAGCGTCGCGCGAAGAGACTCGCGTTCCCTCTCGAATGCCTGAGAACAGAGAGTACGTGAGACAAAGCACCGAGCCTATCTTCGTCAGACAGCAACCGGACCAGTTTCTGCGAGAACTACCAGGTGGAAGGATTTTGCTTCCATCTCAGCAGAGCAACATCGACGAAGACCCCGCCTATAGACAAATTCCAATCAACAGAATCTTACTGCGTCCACTGCCGGGCCAGCAACCGCTATACTCGACGACCACCGACGCGAACATTCATTATTTAACGGAGAATCCTCTCCCTGGACAAGAGGAGGACCCAAGGATCGCGGTGACGCCTGGATACATGCGTCCAAGGCCGTTTCCAAGGCCAGTGATCTATCAGGAACCCGAACCAAGACCCAGACCAGTTCTGAGACCAGTTCCACAACCGGTGAATCACGCAGTGGACGACAGAGAGTATCCAACGACCTCGGAGTACCCTTATAGGTCCAGCACGATCGCCTTGCCTCCGGAACCACCCAATCCCATCGCTCCTCCTCTCAGTCGACGAGACTTCCAGATGCTGCTTAGAAGACTGCTCGTCAGTCAGTACGGTGTCCAGGCTCTCTCTTATCCAAAAACATACTTGGAGGATGCTTTGTACGACCAGCAACCGTATCCTTCTTACCAGCCAGGCTATCAAGCGGTCGCCCCGCGACCGGATATAGCCTTCGACGAGCAGCTGTCCCTCCAATATGGCGATCGAGTGCCTGTCAGACGTCCCATGTACGCCAGGGCCTTGAATCCCGTCTACCAACAACAACAGTTCGACGATTATAACGATGGAAGGTTCGCCAAGAGAGTTTACAGGCAGAAGTTTTACACGCAGGAGGTCAGCGATGAGGGGGACGAGATTCTCCCAGCTCCGATCAGAGAGGCCCTTTTGCTGAGGATGCTGCAGTTGGCCATCAACGCGGAACGTCCTCCCATGGTTTCCACTCCGATCATGTCCACGACGACGCCAGCCTCCAGATACAGAAAGACTGGACCCATCAGGAGCGTGCAGATCATCACCGACGACGACGAAGAGGAGAAGGACGCGTTAAAGAAGAAAATGTAA
- the LOC143345324 gene encoding sialin isoform X1 has protein sequence MADFVKRGSVQLVKHSSVQIKQAAKEVRAAVRARHIVAALVAVGFALCGAVEVSSSVALLANQKDNHAIIDTSWHCDMLVNISSRNRTEDFEVILLELPPEERTESIMREAFLWGQVAGPILGGCLVWGRSGPSMVFSRAVLSACLASLLVPAAWRGPSHVALRLFQGLCTGATMPAAHMLAMTWFKSNHRSWFFSCYAAVSVGYCLTGWLGTAVVRSFGRDSLCYGLVIIALCWYFAFGRFVKDTPKSYQHDTNAAVIPWGKLLRSVPVWASAVATMGNQWGDATLALGMTKYLKLIYGFSTANDSVLTTLPHIGHFMAALTCGLLVDHVRESKIVSTTTARKLVVYTAHFIPAALLFVAGYAGCQALGAAWLGIAALLVSGTAPAGALAAIADLAPVESPACAAAACALCSTLGAAGLLAANYFVTQALHGSIAGSWRLVFGVASVVLLTTAAVFLALGKGTPQPWIPSVARPRSHDAIYEQDALELDYEDVGVQTEPFSPYPLEDDVESVKNVPRSASVHSKVSLASN, from the exons ATGGCAGACTTCGTCAAGAGAGGTAGCGTGCAACTCGTCAAACATAGCAGTGTACAAATAAAACAGGCTGCGAAAGAGGTTCGAG CTGCTGTCCGAGCGCGACACATAGTAGCTGCGCTTGTTgcagtgggatttgcactttgtGGTGCAGTTGAAGTCAGCTCCTCGGTTGCATTGCTTGCCAATCAGAAAGACAATCATGCCATCATCGACACGTCGTGGCACTGCGACATGCTGGTCAACATCAGTAGTCGCAATCGGACCGAAGACTTCGAAGTCATACTTTTGGAG CTTCCGCCGGAAGAGCGCACAGAATCCATAATGAGAGAGGCATTTTTGTGGGGACAAGTAGCTGGACCAATCTTAGGAGGATGTTTGGTATGGGGAAGGTCTGGTCCATCTATGGTGTTTTCACGAGCGGTTCTCAGTGCTTGCTTGGCTTCTTTGCTGGTACCAGCTGCATGGAGAGGTCCGTCTCACGTTGCACTTCGTCTGTTTCAGGGCCTATGTACA GGCGCGACCATGCCTGCTGCTCACATGCTTGCTATGACCTGGTTTAAGAGCAATCATAGAAGCTGGTTCTTCAGTTGTTACGCTG CTGTCAGCGTTGGATATTGTCTCACAGGGTGGTTGGGTACAGCTGTCGTTCGAAGCTTCGGTCGGGATTCTCTTTGCTATGGCCTCGTTATTATTGCGCTATGTTGGTACTTCGCTTTCGGCCGATTCGTCAAAGacactccgaaatcttaccagcACGATACGAAC GCAGCCGTGATTCCGTGGGGAAAATTGCTGCGTTCGGTTCCTGTATGGGCATCCGCCGTTGCAACCATGGGCAATCAATGGGGCGATGCAACTCTTGCACTTGGTATGACGAAATACCTGAAACTCATCTACGGATTCTCGACAGCCAAT GATTCGGTGTTAACGACGTTGCCTCACATTGGTCATTTCATGGCTGCGTTAACTTGCGGCCTCCTCGTGGATCACGTTCGCGAATCTAAAATAGTTTCAACGACCACAGCGAGAAAGTTGGTCGTTTATACTG CTCATTTCATACCGGCAGCCCTACTTTTCGTTGCCGGCTACGCCGGTTGCCAAGCATTGGGCGCAGCATGGTTAGGTATAGCCGCTCTACTCGTCTCTGGGACTGCACCTGCCGGTGCATTAGCTGCAATAGCCGATCTTGCACCCGTAGAATCTCCTGCCTGCGCTGCAGCGGCGTGTGCTTTGTGCTCTACTCTAGGGGCAGCGGGCTTGTTGGCTGCCAATTACTTCGTTACTCAGGCTCTTCACGGATCT ATCGCGGGTTCATGGCGGTTGGTTTTCGGTGTCGCGTCCGTCGTTTTATTAACGACCGCAGCGGTTTTCTTAGCGCTTGGAAAAGGTACCCCACAGCCGTGGATTCCATCCGTAGCTCGGCCACGAAGTCACGATGCAATTTACGAGCAGGACGCCCTGGAACTCGATTACGAGGACGTCGGCGTGCAAACAGAGCCTTTCAGTCCTTACCCGCTAGAAGACGACGTCGAGAGTGTGAAAAATGTTCCTCGTTCTGCCTCGGTCCACTCGAAAGTTTCGCTAGCGTCCAATTAA
- the LOC143345324 gene encoding sialin isoform X2 produces MAALVRLKRGSVQLRHAALEMKAAVRARHIVAALVAVGFALCGAVEVSSSVALLANQKDNHAIIDTSWHCDMLVNISSRNRTEDFEVILLELPPEERTESIMREAFLWGQVAGPILGGCLVWGRSGPSMVFSRAVLSACLASLLVPAAWRGPSHVALRLFQGLCTGATMPAAHMLAMTWFKSNHRSWFFSCYAAVSVGYCLTGWLGTAVVRSFGRDSLCYGLVIIALCWYFAFGRFVKDTPKSYQHDTNAAVIPWGKLLRSVPVWASAVATMGNQWGDATLALGMTKYLKLIYGFSTANDSVLTTLPHIGHFMAALTCGLLVDHVRESKIVSTTTARKLVVYTAHFIPAALLFVAGYAGCQALGAAWLGIAALLVSGTAPAGALAAIADLAPVESPACAAAACALCSTLGAAGLLAANYFVTQALHGSIAGSWRLVFGVASVVLLTTAAVFLALGKGTPQPWIPSVARPRSHDAIYEQDALELDYEDVGVQTEPFSPYPLEDDVESVKNVPRSASVHSKVSLASN; encoded by the exons ATGGCAGCGCTCGTTCGTCTTAAACGCGGGAGCGTCCAGTTGAGACATGCGGCGCTAGAAATGAAAG CTGCTGTCCGAGCGCGACACATAGTAGCTGCGCTTGTTgcagtgggatttgcactttgtGGTGCAGTTGAAGTCAGCTCCTCGGTTGCATTGCTTGCCAATCAGAAAGACAATCATGCCATCATCGACACGTCGTGGCACTGCGACATGCTGGTCAACATCAGTAGTCGCAATCGGACCGAAGACTTCGAAGTCATACTTTTGGAG CTTCCGCCGGAAGAGCGCACAGAATCCATAATGAGAGAGGCATTTTTGTGGGGACAAGTAGCTGGACCAATCTTAGGAGGATGTTTGGTATGGGGAAGGTCTGGTCCATCTATGGTGTTTTCACGAGCGGTTCTCAGTGCTTGCTTGGCTTCTTTGCTGGTACCAGCTGCATGGAGAGGTCCGTCTCACGTTGCACTTCGTCTGTTTCAGGGCCTATGTACA GGCGCGACCATGCCTGCTGCTCACATGCTTGCTATGACCTGGTTTAAGAGCAATCATAGAAGCTGGTTCTTCAGTTGTTACGCTG CTGTCAGCGTTGGATATTGTCTCACAGGGTGGTTGGGTACAGCTGTCGTTCGAAGCTTCGGTCGGGATTCTCTTTGCTATGGCCTCGTTATTATTGCGCTATGTTGGTACTTCGCTTTCGGCCGATTCGTCAAAGacactccgaaatcttaccagcACGATACGAAC GCAGCCGTGATTCCGTGGGGAAAATTGCTGCGTTCGGTTCCTGTATGGGCATCCGCCGTTGCAACCATGGGCAATCAATGGGGCGATGCAACTCTTGCACTTGGTATGACGAAATACCTGAAACTCATCTACGGATTCTCGACAGCCAAT GATTCGGTGTTAACGACGTTGCCTCACATTGGTCATTTCATGGCTGCGTTAACTTGCGGCCTCCTCGTGGATCACGTTCGCGAATCTAAAATAGTTTCAACGACCACAGCGAGAAAGTTGGTCGTTTATACTG CTCATTTCATACCGGCAGCCCTACTTTTCGTTGCCGGCTACGCCGGTTGCCAAGCATTGGGCGCAGCATGGTTAGGTATAGCCGCTCTACTCGTCTCTGGGACTGCACCTGCCGGTGCATTAGCTGCAATAGCCGATCTTGCACCCGTAGAATCTCCTGCCTGCGCTGCAGCGGCGTGTGCTTTGTGCTCTACTCTAGGGGCAGCGGGCTTGTTGGCTGCCAATTACTTCGTTACTCAGGCTCTTCACGGATCT ATCGCGGGTTCATGGCGGTTGGTTTTCGGTGTCGCGTCCGTCGTTTTATTAACGACCGCAGCGGTTTTCTTAGCGCTTGGAAAAGGTACCCCACAGCCGTGGATTCCATCCGTAGCTCGGCCACGAAGTCACGATGCAATTTACGAGCAGGACGCCCTGGAACTCGATTACGAGGACGTCGGCGTGCAAACAGAGCCTTTCAGTCCTTACCCGCTAGAAGACGACGTCGAGAGTGTGAAAAATGTTCCTCGTTCTGCCTCGGTCCACTCGAAAGTTTCGCTAGCGTCCAATTAA
- the LOC143345324 gene encoding sialin isoform X3: MLVNISSRNRTEDFEVILLELPPEERTESIMREAFLWGQVAGPILGGCLVWGRSGPSMVFSRAVLSACLASLLVPAAWRGPSHVALRLFQGLCTGATMPAAHMLAMTWFKSNHRSWFFSCYAAVSVGYCLTGWLGTAVVRSFGRDSLCYGLVIIALCWYFAFGRFVKDTPKSYQHDTNAAVIPWGKLLRSVPVWASAVATMGNQWGDATLALGMTKYLKLIYGFSTANDSVLTTLPHIGHFMAALTCGLLVDHVRESKIVSTTTARKLVVYTAHFIPAALLFVAGYAGCQALGAAWLGIAALLVSGTAPAGALAAIADLAPVESPACAAAACALCSTLGAAGLLAANYFVTQALHGSIAGSWRLVFGVASVVLLTTAAVFLALGKGTPQPWIPSVARPRSHDAIYEQDALELDYEDVGVQTEPFSPYPLEDDVESVKNVPRSASVHSKVSLASN, encoded by the exons ATGCTGGTCAACATCAGTAGTCGCAATCGGACCGAAGACTTCGAAGTCATACTTTTGGAG CTTCCGCCGGAAGAGCGCACAGAATCCATAATGAGAGAGGCATTTTTGTGGGGACAAGTAGCTGGACCAATCTTAGGAGGATGTTTGGTATGGGGAAGGTCTGGTCCATCTATGGTGTTTTCACGAGCGGTTCTCAGTGCTTGCTTGGCTTCTTTGCTGGTACCAGCTGCATGGAGAGGTCCGTCTCACGTTGCACTTCGTCTGTTTCAGGGCCTATGTACA GGCGCGACCATGCCTGCTGCTCACATGCTTGCTATGACCTGGTTTAAGAGCAATCATAGAAGCTGGTTCTTCAGTTGTTACGCTG CTGTCAGCGTTGGATATTGTCTCACAGGGTGGTTGGGTACAGCTGTCGTTCGAAGCTTCGGTCGGGATTCTCTTTGCTATGGCCTCGTTATTATTGCGCTATGTTGGTACTTCGCTTTCGGCCGATTCGTCAAAGacactccgaaatcttaccagcACGATACGAAC GCAGCCGTGATTCCGTGGGGAAAATTGCTGCGTTCGGTTCCTGTATGGGCATCCGCCGTTGCAACCATGGGCAATCAATGGGGCGATGCAACTCTTGCACTTGGTATGACGAAATACCTGAAACTCATCTACGGATTCTCGACAGCCAAT GATTCGGTGTTAACGACGTTGCCTCACATTGGTCATTTCATGGCTGCGTTAACTTGCGGCCTCCTCGTGGATCACGTTCGCGAATCTAAAATAGTTTCAACGACCACAGCGAGAAAGTTGGTCGTTTATACTG CTCATTTCATACCGGCAGCCCTACTTTTCGTTGCCGGCTACGCCGGTTGCCAAGCATTGGGCGCAGCATGGTTAGGTATAGCCGCTCTACTCGTCTCTGGGACTGCACCTGCCGGTGCATTAGCTGCAATAGCCGATCTTGCACCCGTAGAATCTCCTGCCTGCGCTGCAGCGGCGTGTGCTTTGTGCTCTACTCTAGGGGCAGCGGGCTTGTTGGCTGCCAATTACTTCGTTACTCAGGCTCTTCACGGATCT ATCGCGGGTTCATGGCGGTTGGTTTTCGGTGTCGCGTCCGTCGTTTTATTAACGACCGCAGCGGTTTTCTTAGCGCTTGGAAAAGGTACCCCACAGCCGTGGATTCCATCCGTAGCTCGGCCACGAAGTCACGATGCAATTTACGAGCAGGACGCCCTGGAACTCGATTACGAGGACGTCGGCGTGCAAACAGAGCCTTTCAGTCCTTACCCGCTAGAAGACGACGTCGAGAGTGTGAAAAATGTTCCTCGTTCTGCCTCGGTCCACTCGAAAGTTTCGCTAGCGTCCAATTAA